Proteins co-encoded in one Sus scrofa isolate TJ Tabasco breed Duroc chromosome 14, Sscrofa11.1, whole genome shotgun sequence genomic window:
- the NKX6-2 gene encoding homeobox protein Nkx-6.2, which translates to MDANRPGAFVLSSAPLAALHNMAEMKTSLFPYALQGPAGFKAPALGSLSAQLPLGTPHGISDILGRPVGTAGGSLLGGLPRLNGLASSAGVYFGPAAAVARGYPKPLAELPGRPPIFWPGVVQGSPWRDPRLAGPAQAGGVLDKDGKKKHSRPTFSGQQIFALEKTFEQTKYLAGPERARLAYSLGMTESQVKVWFQNRRTKWRKRHAAEMASAKKKQDSDAEKLKVGGSDAEDDDEYNRPLDPNSDDEKITRLLKKHKPSNLALVSPCGGGAGDAS; encoded by the exons aTGGACGCTAACCGCCCGGGCGCGTTCGTGCTGAGCAGCGCGCCGCTGGCAGCGCTGCACAACATGGCCGAGATGAAGACGTCGCTGTTCCCGTACGCGCTTCAGGGCCCGGCCGGCTTCAAGGCGCCCGCGCTGGGCAGCCTGAGTGCGCAGCTGCCGCTGGGCACCCCGCACGGCATCAGCGACATCCTGGGGCGGCCCGTGGGCACGGCGGGCGGCAGCCTCCTGGGCGGCCTGCCCCGTCTCAACGGGCTCGCCTCGTCGGCCGGCGTCTACTTCGGGCCCGCGGCCGCCGTGGCGCGCGGCTATCCCAAGCCGCTGGCCGAGCTGCCCGGGCGCCCGCCCATCTTCTGGCCCGGCGTGGTGCAGGGCTCGCCCTGGAGGGACCCGCGCCTGGCCGGCCCGG CCCAGGCCGGCGGGGTCCTGGACAAGGACGGCAAGAAGAAGCACTCGCGACCGACCTTCTCAGGGCAGCAGATTTTCGCGCTGGAGAAGACTTTCGAGCAGACCAAGTACCTGGCGGGTCCGGAGCGCGCCCGCCTCGCCTACTCTCTGGGCATGACTGAGAGCCAGGTCAAG gtgtgGTTCCAGAACCGCCGGACCAAGTGGCGCAAGCGGCACGCGGCGGAGATGGCGTCGGCCAAGAAGAAGCAGGACTCGGACGCCGAGAAGCTGAAGGTGGGCGGCTCGGACGCGGAGGACGACGACGAGTACAACCGGCCCCTGGACCCCAACTCGGACGACGAGAAGATCACGCGGCTGCTCAAGAAGCACAAACCCTCGAACTTGGCGCTGGTCAGCCCgtgcggcggcggcgcgggggaCGCCTCCTGA